The Mycolicibacterium parafortuitum nucleotide sequence AATTCGCTGGCGACCAAGAACTCCTCGACGCTGACCAACGTGCTGTTCGGCAATCTGCTGGCGATCAGCTCGCAGCAGCTGCTGTCGTTCCTCGCGCTGCTGCTGCTGACCTCGCTCAGCGTCGCGTTCATGTTCAGGCCCTTGCTGTTCACCTCGGTCAACAGCAAAGTCGCTGAGGCCAAAGGCGTTCCGGTGCGCGGTCTGTCCATCGCGTTCATGGTGCTGCTCGGGCTGACCGTGACGATGGCGGTACAGGCCGTCGGGACGCTGCTGTTGTTCGCCTTGGTGGTGACCCCCGCGGCGACCGCGCTGCTGGTCACGGCGCGCCCGCTCCTGGCGATGGCGTTCTCCGCGGTCATCGGCCTGGTGTCGGTCTGGGTCGGGCTGATGCTGTCGGCGATGTTCAACCTGCCGCCGAGCTTCGTGATCGTGACGATCGCGTGTGCGGTGTGGCTGGCCGTCTGGGTCGGCGCCCGGGCGCCACGCCCGCGGCGCAGCCGGCGCGCCACGCCCGCGGCGCGGGCGGCCGGCACGGAACCGATGCACTAACCTCGGGGAGCATGCCCAGGAGTCCGACGCCCCGACGGCGCGCGACCCTGGCCTCCCTCGCCGCGGAGCTCAAGGTTTCCCGCACCACCGTCTCCAACGCCTACAACCGGCCCGACCAGCTGTCGCCGGAGTTGCGCGAACGGGTGCTCTCGACCGCCAAGCGGCTCGGGTATCCCGGTCCGGATCCGGTTGCCCGCTCGCTGCGTACGCGCAAGGCCGGTGCGGTCGGGTTGGTGCTCACCGAACCGCTGAACTACTCGTTCAGCGACCCGGCTGCCCTGGATTTCGTTGCCGGGCTTGCCGAGTCGTGTGAGGCGGCCGGGCAGGGCCTGTTGCTGGTGTCGGTCGGACCGAACCGCAGCGTCGCGGAGGGCTCGGCCGCGGTGCTGGCCGCGGGAGTCGACGGATTCGTCGTGTACTCGGCCTCCGATGACGACCCGTATCTTCCCGCCGTTCTGGAGCGTCACCTTCCGGTCGTCGTGGTCGATCAGCCGATGGACGTCCAAGGTGCCTCCCGGGTCGGCATCGACGACCGCGCCGCGATGCGCCGGCTGGCCGAGCACGTCATCGAACTCGGCCACCGGGAGATCGGGCTGTTGACGATGCGTTTGGGCCGCGACTGGCCCCACGGCCCGCGCCCCGCGCTGGCCGACCCCGAGCGGGTGCGGACCCCGCATTTCCATGTGCAGAGCGAGCGCATCCGCGGGGTGTACGACGCGATGGAGGCGGCGGGCCTGGACCCGGCATCGTTGACCGTGGTGGAGAGTTACGACCATCTGCCCACCTCCGGCGGCGCGGGAGCGGAGGTGGCACTCGAGCACAACCCGAGGATCACCGCATTGATGTGCACCGCCGACGTCTTGGCGTTGTCGGCGATGGATCACCTTCGGGCACGCGGCATCTACGTACCCGGGCAGATCACCGTCACCGGATTCGACGGGGTGCCCGAGGCGCGGCAGCGCGGGCTGACCACCGTCGTGCAGCCGGGCGTCGAAAAAGGCCGTCGCGCAGGTGAACTGCTGCACAACCCGCCCCGCGACGGTCTGCCGGTCATCGAGATCCTCGACACCGAGGTGGTGCGCGGCCGGACCTCGGGTCCGCCGGGCTAGCCGCGCGCGTCGGCGAGGAAACGCACCGCGGTCGCGACGTCGGCCGGGGAGTCGACGCGGTAGCGGGCCGCGGTCTCGCCCGGCCCCACCTTCACTCCCACATCCGAATCGCGAAGCCGGACAAAGGCTTTCTCATCGGTCACATCGTCGCCGAAGAACACCACGGCCGTCGCGTCGAACTCACCGCGCAGGATGTCGAGCGCCTCGCCCTTGTCCGTCGACACCACCGCGAACTCGAGGACGGCCTTGCCGGTGGTGATGTGCGCATACCACGCCGACGACGCATCCCATGCGGCGGCCAGGGCCGCTTCACCGTCGGACGGTGACGCGTTGCGCACATGCAGCGCCACGCTGGCCGGCTTGGTCTCGACGGCGACGCCCGGCTTGTCGGCGGCGATCGCGCGCAGCGCATCGGTGATGACCGCCAGCAGGTCGCGGTCGATGTCGCGGGAGAACCCGGATTCGAATTCGGCGCCGTGGCTGCCGACCAGGTGAACCGCCGACGGCGCCGAGGACAGTTCCCGCAGCGTCGCCAGGGCCCGCCCGGAGATCAGCGCGGACTCCGTGGCCGGCAGGGTGGCCAGGTCGACGAGGGCCTCGGCGGCGGCAGGCAGCGGGCGGGCGTCTTCGGGATTGTTGACGATCGGCGCCAGCGTGCCGTCGAAATCGGATGCGACGAGCAGGCGGGCGGTGCGCGCCGCCACGGCGAGCGCGGATTCGAGCTCGGGCGGAAGGGCGCTCACGGCCTAGATCTTAGGCTGTTCGCCGTCCCCGATGAGCAGTCGCACCGCCAGGTCGAGGCGCTTGGCGACATCGGTGGCCGACGCCCGGCGGGTGAGCCAGGCCAGCAGGTTGGACAGCCACACATCGGAGATCACCCGCGCGATGTGGTACTGGTCCTCGGTCGGTTCGCCCTCACTCATCGCGCGGGCGAACATCGAGTCCATCAGCTTGCCGACATGGTCGACCTCCCCGGCGGCCGACGCATCGGCGAACACGAACGCGCGGGTCATCGCCTCGGTCAGCAGCGGGTTGCGCTGCATCGCCCGGTTCAGCTTGCTGACCATGATGTTGAGCCGCTCGTACGGGGTGTTCCCGGCGGCCAGCGACGCGCGGTCGGTCTTGGCGTCGATGCGTTCGAATTCCCGGCCGAGCGCCGAGACCAGCAGATGCACCTTCGACGGGAAATACCGGTACAGCGTGCCGACCGCG carries:
- a CDS encoding metal ABC transporter permease; protein product: MTETLVAMGYQQNWLHILGSSFMRNAWLGGTIVALAAGLMGYFIVVRHTSFAAHALAHIGLPGATGAVLLGVPAAVGLGVFCVGGALVIGALGKRAADREVATGTVLAFATGLGLFFNSLATKNSSTLTNVLFGNLLAISSQQLLSFLALLLLTSLSVAFMFRPLLFTSVNSKVAEAKGVPVRGLSIAFMVLLGLTVTMAVQAVGTLLLFALVVTPAATALLVTARPLLAMAFSAVIGLVSVWVGLMLSAMFNLPPSFVIVTIACAVWLAVWVGARAPRPRRSRRATPAARAAGTEPMH
- the otsB gene encoding trehalose-phosphatase yields the protein MSALPPELESALAVAARTARLLVASDFDGTLAPIVNNPEDARPLPAAAEALVDLATLPATESALISGRALATLRELSSAPSAVHLVGSHGAEFESGFSRDIDRDLLAVITDALRAIAADKPGVAVETKPASVALHVRNASPSDGEAALAAAWDASSAWYAHITTGKAVLEFAVVSTDKGEALDILRGEFDATAVVFFGDDVTDEKAFVRLRDSDVGVKVGPGETAARYRVDSPADVATAVRFLADARG
- a CDS encoding LacI family DNA-binding transcriptional regulator; translated protein: MPRSPTPRRRATLASLAAELKVSRTTVSNAYNRPDQLSPELRERVLSTAKRLGYPGPDPVARSLRTRKAGAVGLVLTEPLNYSFSDPAALDFVAGLAESCEAAGQGLLLVSVGPNRSVAEGSAAVLAAGVDGFVVYSASDDDPYLPAVLERHLPVVVVDQPMDVQGASRVGIDDRAAMRRLAEHVIELGHREIGLLTMRLGRDWPHGPRPALADPERVRTPHFHVQSERIRGVYDAMEAAGLDPASLTVVESYDHLPTSGGAGAEVALEHNPRITALMCTADVLALSAMDHLRARGIYVPGQITVTGFDGVPEARQRGLTTVVQPGVEKGRRAGELLHNPPRDGLPVIEILDTEVVRGRTSGPPG
- the kstR gene encoding cholesterol catabolism transcriptional regulator KstR, producing the protein MSGSADMASGRDAAKPGSDSRPRQVMNVAVLSESELGSEAQRERRKRILDATLAIASKGGYEAVQMRAVAERADVAVGTLYRYFPSKVHLLVSALGREFERIDAKTDRASLAAGNTPYERLNIMVSKLNRAMQRNPLLTEAMTRAFVFADASAAGEVDHVGKLMDSMFARAMSEGEPTEDQYHIARVISDVWLSNLLAWLTRRASATDVAKRLDLAVRLLIGDGEQPKI